The following nucleotide sequence is from Ahniella affigens.
ACACCACGCGCGCTTCTTGAGCCAACGTCAGCATGCGCCGGACCCCGTCCAACGGATCTGCGTCCGGGAGCTGACCGGTGAGTGCGGCTTGCAGCAGCAGATTCGCCTGGAGCAGTTTTTGCTCGCTGCGGTAGGCTTGCCATTCGGGTGCCAGGACGCAGTACCCGAGCACCAAGGCCAGGATCATCCTGAATGGCCTCACGGCGTTTCTCCCAGGCTTCGTGCTTCACCAAGCACCACCGCCCGCCCAAAGGCGAGCGCGAGCAGGGCAGCCAGGATCGGCACGTGAATCGGAAACCAGGCCAAGGCCATGACGGCACCCGCGCACAGCGTGCTGACCACGGCCAGTGTCTCCGGGTCGGCATTGCGCCAAGCCGCCAAGGCACATCGCCAGAGCACGGCAAAGAGCCCGGCCAAGCCGAGCAGCAACGACGGCAGCCCGAACTCGGCCCCCCATTGCAAGTAGTCCTGGTGCGCGTAAACGAAGGCGTTGGCGTTTGGCGGCATTTCCAGGCGCGTGCGCCAAGCCTCTGCCGCGCGTACTCGGAAACGTTGCGAGTCACGGGCGTAGCTGCCTGGGCCGTGTCCAAGCCAGGGCCGCTCGTTGATCATTGCCACGCTGGCCGCGACGGCGCCGAGTCGATAGGTTGTCTTGATCTGGGCGCTCGCGATGGTTTGCATGCCAATACGCGCCAGAACGGGTTGCCGAAGGCTAGGCACCAGACCCACGACAAGCGCTATGACACAAAAAAGCGGCGTCAGCCGCGCAATCCACACCAACCGCCAGCGCAGCACCGCCCAGACCGAACCTCCGGCCGCAGCGGCAATCAGGCTGGTCAACTGCTGGTTCAGCACGATGACCAGCACTGAGAGCAACGCGGCACCAATCAGGCTTGTTCGGCCGAGACCCTTGAACTTGCCTGCAAACGCAAGCAGGGATGGGATCGACAACGCC
It contains:
- a CDS encoding O-antigen ligase family protein → MAKARKQKPSPTQGGRTNAALQLLQPIPDREPWTWAQKGTALGLGIVLLGSAFALDYSVDQGFDAPKRLLFLLGAWIAVIATACASGRIEGALRDPFWRYPVRALPRILLVVAALLAVVSGLVAPGPSDWGDLRFIATGGLLIWMGMRIGKHHHVVKTVWVLALIAVLANTLLSLLQHTDMPSPVQVARLGGRFDTGGLLGNEGLVSLAAALSIPSLLAFAGKFKGLGRTSLIGAALLSVLVIVLNQQLTSLIAAAAGGSVWAVLRWRLVWIARLTPLFCVIALVVGLVPSLRQPVLARIGMQTIASAQIKTTYRLGAVAASVAMINERPWLGHGPGSYARDSQRFRVRAAEAWRTRLEMPPNANAFVYAHQDYLQWGAEFGLPSLLLGLAGLFAVLWRCALAAWRNADPETLAVVSTLCAGAVMALAWFPIHVPILAALLALAFGRAVVLGEARSLGETP